A single Parabacteroides timonensis DNA region contains:
- a CDS encoding carbamoyltransferase family protein: protein MTIILGLSAFYHDSAAVLLIDGKLVAAAQEERFTRKKHDASFPRHAIGYVLQEAGIKGREVTHVAFYEKPFIKFERLLETYHVFAPKGFRSFAKAIPLWIKEKLYIKKTLQENLQQWGIKARLYFPDHHLSHSASAFFPSPYQEAAILTVDGVGEWATTTIGKGNGKTITQLRELQFPHSLGLLYSAFTYYCGFRVNSGEYKLMGLAPYGNSSPTACEYIQKIKSQLIDIREDGSFLLNMDYFNYATGLTMTNSQAWENLFGVPPRQPESGISQAYIDLAYAVQNVTEEVMYKLAVTAKRITGADNLVLAGGVALNCVANGKIRHSKLFKDIWIQPAAGDAGGAIGAAFSVWHIVLGKERIVSGTDLMAGTYLGPAFTDREVENLIRNTEADTVRLSQEHLYERVADLLNSGAIVGWFQGRMEFGPRALGNRSILADPRNTDMQRKLNLEIKNRESFRPFAPSVLEDDRMEYFESEALSPYMLLVDQVHPRQLKQLPETYHEKPYMEKLYTLRSALQAITHVDFSARVQTVSKQTNPVFYELLQAFKHKTGCSVLVNTSFNVRGEPIVCTPEDAYRCFMNTGMDYLVIGNYLFKKNNIE from the coding sequence ATGACTATTATACTTGGCCTATCCGCATTCTATCACGACAGTGCTGCCGTTTTGTTAATAGACGGGAAGCTTGTGGCGGCAGCTCAGGAAGAACGTTTTACCCGGAAGAAACATGATGCATCCTTTCCTCGCCATGCTATCGGATACGTATTACAGGAAGCCGGTATAAAGGGAAGAGAAGTGACACATGTAGCTTTTTATGAGAAACCGTTTATCAAGTTCGAGCGTCTTCTCGAGACTTATCATGTTTTTGCACCAAAAGGTTTCAGAAGCTTTGCTAAAGCGATACCTCTCTGGATAAAAGAGAAGCTTTATATAAAAAAAACGCTTCAGGAAAATTTGCAACAATGGGGAATTAAAGCTCGTCTTTATTTTCCGGATCACCATCTCTCTCATTCAGCCAGTGCATTTTTCCCTTCTCCTTATCAGGAAGCTGCCATCCTCACCGTAGATGGGGTTGGTGAATGGGCGACGACGACTATCGGTAAAGGTAACGGTAAAACAATTACACAGCTTCGGGAACTTCAGTTCCCTCATTCGTTAGGTCTGTTGTATTCTGCTTTTACCTATTATTGTGGTTTCAGGGTGAACAGTGGAGAATATAAACTGATGGGACTGGCTCCTTATGGAAATAGTTCGCCGACAGCTTGTGAATATATCCAAAAGATAAAAAGTCAGCTGATCGACATACGGGAAGACGGCTCTTTTCTGCTCAATATGGATTATTTCAATTATGCGACAGGATTGACGATGACGAATTCACAGGCTTGGGAGAACCTTTTTGGCGTACCTCCCCGCCAGCCGGAAAGTGGAATATCGCAGGCTTATATTGATTTGGCTTATGCTGTGCAAAATGTGACTGAAGAGGTGATGTATAAACTAGCTGTTACGGCTAAGAGAATAACTGGAGCTGATAATCTGGTTTTGGCTGGTGGCGTCGCTTTGAATTGTGTAGCCAATGGAAAAATAAGACATAGTAAACTTTTTAAAGATATATGGATTCAACCGGCAGCCGGTGATGCCGGCGGAGCTATCGGTGCTGCCTTTTCTGTCTGGCATATCGTCTTAGGTAAAGAACGTATTGTTTCTGGAACAGACCTGATGGCTGGCACTTATCTGGGGCCGGCTTTCACAGACAGGGAGGTGGAAAACCTTATCCGTAACACAGAAGCCGATACTGTTCGTTTATCTCAGGAACATTTGTATGAAAGGGTCGCTGACTTGTTGAATAGTGGTGCTATTGTCGGCTGGTTCCAGGGACGTATGGAGTTTGGTCCCCGTGCGCTTGGTAATCGATCTATTCTGGCTGATCCGAGGAATACCGATATGCAACGGAAGTTGAATCTTGAAATAAAAAATCGGGAAAGTTTCAGACCTTTTGCTCCCAGTGTACTGGAGGATGATCGAATGGAATATTTTGAATCAGAAGCTCTCTCGCCATATATGCTTCTCGTCGATCAGGTTCATCCGAGGCAACTCAAACAGTTGCCGGAGACTTATCATGAGAAGCCTTATATGGAAAAATTATATACACTTCGGTCTGCCTTGCAGGCTATCACCCATGTTGATTTTTCTGCGAGGGTACAAACTGTCTCAAAACAGACGAATCCGGTCTTTTATGAGCTATTACAGGCCTTTAAGCATAAAACCGGTTGCAGTGTATTAGTCAATACGAGTTTTAATGTACGCGGTGAACCAATTGTTTGTACGCCAGAAGATGCTTACCGGTGTTTTATGAATACAGGTATGGACTATCTGGTCATAGGCAATTATCTTTTTAAGAAAAACAATATCGAATAA
- a CDS encoding SusC/RagA family TonB-linked outer membrane protein, producing MNIAQQKNLNITGKVLDKNGEPIIGANVLVKGTTNGTVTDIDGNYTLDVSENAILQISYIGYLTQEIPVSNKTVITVRLVEDTQSLDEVVVVGYGTQKKGEIASAISSVKSDNFVKIPTTDAAQLIRGQVAGLNVVTPDANPVGKSQITLRGAGTLKSSTTPLVLIDGVPGDMDTVSPEAIEQIDILKDGSAAAIYGTRGTNGVILITTKNAKGEMPTEIDVNAYLATQQITRRLSFFDADGYRNLVAQGKPGAQDDGATTDWLDEVMQTPLTQIYNISLRGGSKNTNYVASFEYRGIEGIMKRTKNQMYYPRVDITHRMFNNKLKLTAHLSGYKQTYFAGSDDDNGFNKEVYRNAITYNPTTPVKDAEGNWSESPSKTDYLNPVGLIEEVEGENQATNLRMHASASFTPIDGLELKYLVSSNNYNQVRGYYETTDHISSYKNGRTGFASRGTKRKVDDMSELTASYRKTIKDHTFNILAGYSWMRTNWQFYWMQNFNFPSDDYTYNGMGTGQALKDGRANEHSEQKENKLIGYFGRFNYSYKGKYMLAASIRHEGSSKFGANHKWGNFPSVSGAWSIKDEAFLEDFKLLSQLKLRAGYGITGTEPTDPYMSLNTLDFGTYVYYNGGFIKTTRPGSNSNSDLRWEKKKETNVGLDFGFLDDRITATVDYYNRKTEDLLWDYSVPTPPFLYSTMTANGGSIRNRGLEISVTTIPVQTQDWQWITSMNYSTNKSELLSLSSDQYVSNDYSDQGNLPEPLQMASHRIQVGEPIGNFYGYKSIDIDENGHWIIEGADGNPKPIEDQVPDDKKVIGNGIPQHYLNWNNTVRFKNFDLSITMRGAFGFDILNTPRMRFGVPVMLSRGNILESSFDNVYGKRPLADDQGIQYVSYYVEKGDYWKIDNLTLGYTINFDKWLKSLRVYGTISNLATITGYSGIDPEVGISGLAPGLDDISRYPAARTYTLGVSVKF from the coding sequence ATGAATATCGCGCAACAAAAGAATCTGAATATTACTGGTAAGGTTCTGGATAAAAATGGTGAACCGATTATCGGAGCCAATGTTCTGGTAAAAGGAACGACTAACGGAACGGTAACAGATATTGACGGTAATTATACTCTGGATGTTTCTGAAAATGCCATTTTGCAAATATCCTATATAGGATATTTGACACAGGAAATCCCTGTGTCAAATAAGACTGTTATTACAGTTCGTTTGGTTGAAGATACGCAAAGTCTGGACGAAGTAGTCGTGGTTGGTTATGGTACCCAGAAAAAAGGGGAAATTGCCAGTGCTATTTCAAGTGTAAAATCAGACAACTTCGTGAAAATACCTACGACAGATGCTGCTCAATTGATTCGTGGTCAGGTTGCAGGTTTAAATGTAGTAACACCTGATGCTAACCCGGTAGGTAAATCTCAAATAACATTACGTGGTGCAGGTACTTTGAAATCTTCTACTACTCCTTTGGTTTTGATAGATGGTGTACCTGGTGATATGGATACGGTATCTCCTGAAGCAATCGAACAGATTGATATATTGAAAGATGGTTCTGCTGCTGCTATTTATGGAACACGAGGAACTAATGGTGTCATCCTGATTACGACAAAGAATGCGAAGGGGGAGATGCCGACAGAGATAGACGTAAATGCATATCTGGCTACTCAACAGATCACTCGCAGACTTTCTTTCTTTGATGCAGACGGTTATCGTAACCTTGTTGCTCAAGGCAAGCCCGGAGCACAGGATGATGGTGCGACGACAGACTGGTTGGATGAAGTTATGCAGACTCCATTGACTCAGATTTACAATATATCTTTACGTGGTGGAAGTAAAAACACCAATTATGTGGCTAGTTTCGAGTACCGTGGTATAGAAGGTATCATGAAACGTACAAAGAATCAGATGTACTATCCACGGGTGGATATAACACACCGTATGTTTAACAATAAATTGAAACTTACTGCTCATTTAAGTGGTTACAAACAAACTTACTTTGCAGGTTCTGATGATGATAATGGTTTTAACAAAGAAGTTTATCGTAATGCCATTACCTATAATCCAACAACTCCGGTAAAAGATGCAGAAGGAAACTGGTCTGAAAGTCCTTCTAAAACAGATTATTTGAATCCGGTGGGTTTGATAGAAGAGGTAGAAGGTGAAAACCAGGCAACTAACTTGCGTATGCATGCTTCTGCTTCATTTACTCCGATAGATGGGTTGGAACTTAAATATTTGGTATCTTCAAATAATTACAACCAGGTACGTGGTTATTATGAAACAACCGATCATATATCATCTTATAAAAACGGTAGAACCGGTTTTGCTTCACGAGGCACTAAACGGAAAGTGGATGATATGTCTGAGCTTACGGCTTCTTATCGGAAAACAATTAAGGATCATACATTTAATATATTGGCCGGTTATAGCTGGATGCGTACAAACTGGCAGTTCTATTGGATGCAGAATTTTAATTTCCCGTCAGATGATTATACATACAATGGAATGGGAACAGGGCAAGCTTTAAAAGACGGACGTGCCAATGAACATTCAGAACAGAAGGAAAACAAGCTGATCGGATATTTCGGCCGTTTCAATTATAGCTATAAAGGTAAGTATATGCTTGCTGCCAGTATCCGTCATGAAGGTTCTTCCAAATTTGGTGCAAACCATAAATGGGGTAATTTCCCTTCTGTATCAGGAGCCTGGAGTATTAAAGATGAGGCATTCCTGGAAGATTTTAAATTACTAAGCCAGTTAAAGTTACGTGCTGGTTACGGTATTACTGGTACGGAACCGACCGACCCGTATATGTCTCTGAATACTCTTGATTTCGGTACCTATGTATATTATAACGGTGGTTTCATTAAAACGACTCGTCCGGGATCTAACTCGAACTCAGATTTGAGATGGGAAAAGAAGAAAGAAACGAATGTTGGTTTGGATTTTGGCTTTTTAGATGATCGTATCACAGCAACAGTCGACTATTATAATCGTAAAACAGAAGATTTGTTGTGGGATTATAGCGTACCGACTCCTCCTTTCTTGTATAGTACAATGACGGCCAATGGCGGTTCTATCCGTAATAGAGGTCTTGAAATTTCTGTAACGACGATTCCTGTTCAGACTCAGGACTGGCAATGGATCACTTCAATGAATTATTCTACTAACAAGAGCGAGCTGCTGTCTTTGTCAAGCGACCAGTATGTATCCAACGACTATTCCGATCAGGGTAACTTGCCGGAACCTTTGCAGATGGCAAGTCATCGTATCCAGGTCGGTGAACCGATTGGTAACTTCTATGGATATAAGAGTATCGATATCGATGAAAACGGGCATTGGATTATTGAAGGTGCTGACGGTAATCCCAAACCGATAGAAGACCAGGTACCGGATGATAAAAAAGTTATTGGTAACGGCATTCCACAACATTACTTGAACTGGAATAATACCGTACGTTTCAAGAATTTCGATTTGTCCATCACTATGCGTGGTGCATTCGGATTCGATATATTGAATACTCCCAGAATGCGTTTCGGTGTTCCGGTCATGTTGTCCCGTGGTAATATTCTTGAATCTTCATTTGACAATGTATATGGAAAGAGGCCTTTGGCGGATGATCAGGGAATACAATATGTCAGTTATTATGTAGAAAAAGGTGATTATTGGAAAATCGATAATCTTACTTTAGGTTATACAATCAATTTCGATAAATGGTTGAAATCACTGAGAGTTTATGGTACTATTTCCAACCTTGCTACTATTACCGGCTATTCCGGTATCGATCCGGAAGTTGGTATCAGCGGATTGGCTCCAGGTCTTGATGACATCAGCCGTTACCCGGCAGCAAGAACTTATACATTAGGAGTGTCTGTTAAATTTTAA
- a CDS encoding DUF5989 family protein: MIDFIKEFCSFLVARKKYWLIPIILILLLLSLLIVISQGTALAPFIYSIF; this comes from the coding sequence ATGATTGACTTTATCAAAGAATTTTGCAGCTTTCTGGTTGCCCGAAAGAAATATTGGTTGATACCAATCATTCTGATCCTCTTGTTGCTTTCACTACTTATTGTGATTTCTCAGGGAACAGCATTAGCTCCGTTTATTTATTCTATATTTTGA
- a CDS encoding RagB/SusD family nutrient uptake outer membrane protein, producing the protein MKTYLKTAVAVLCVGGLISSCSNNLDEKVYSLVTEETYNYSTEDFHPTVASVYSYLRFIGHDNYWATQELTGDCIVNPPNSSGWDDGGTYRMLHYHKWTSEQNHVRVMWEKFYQGVVLCNTVIDQIENGVLPAPSDDEKRKGLAELRAVRAYYNWLICDNFGDAPLLKTRTSELPEKSSRKDIYQFVVDELKEVIPDLDEQQGGNMYGRINKWAGMTLLANVYLNAKVYIGEEHWQDCLDVCDQIITSSPCGLSENYNASFRATGTESSKEILFTIPFDKTLAGGQSIHMFSWHGELQKKFKLEATPWGSGSGMALTQFIDTYDENDTRLTDTWLMGDQYTPEGELLLCTYDMKGQPLSYIKDVKDGNYTNETDGYRMFKFEVPEGTTGSSDTDFPLHRYSEVLLMKAECLLRLGKPGAGDLVTEVRRRNFKNNPEKAVVTDNDLKANSSYQYGTVINYVNQHNGDQSPIEFGRLLDELGWEFAWEMHRRRDLIRFGIYTKKNWLSHDAAGEGDYRTVFPIPEAALTSNPQLTQNPDYASK; encoded by the coding sequence ATGAAAACATATCTTAAAACAGCTGTAGCTGTGCTATGCGTAGGAGGGTTGATTAGCAGTTGTAGCAATAATTTGGATGAGAAGGTTTACTCTTTAGTAACTGAAGAAACCTATAATTATTCGACAGAAGATTTTCATCCAACCGTAGCCAGTGTATATAGTTATCTTCGTTTTATCGGACATGATAACTATTGGGCAACCCAGGAACTTACCGGTGATTGTATCGTAAACCCGCCTAACTCATCGGGTTGGGATGATGGTGGTACTTATCGTATGTTACACTATCATAAATGGACCTCGGAACAAAATCATGTAAGAGTGATGTGGGAGAAGTTTTATCAGGGTGTCGTACTGTGTAATACAGTAATTGACCAGATTGAGAACGGAGTTCTTCCTGCACCATCAGATGACGAAAAACGGAAAGGATTAGCTGAGTTAAGAGCTGTCAGAGCCTATTACAACTGGTTGATATGCGATAACTTCGGTGATGCTCCGTTGTTGAAGACAAGAACGTCAGAGTTACCGGAAAAGAGTTCTCGCAAAGATATTTATCAGTTTGTTGTAGATGAATTGAAAGAAGTGATTCCGGATCTGGATGAACAGCAAGGTGGTAATATGTACGGCCGTATAAATAAATGGGCGGGAATGACATTATTGGCAAATGTTTATTTGAATGCAAAGGTATATATCGGTGAAGAACACTGGCAGGATTGTCTGGATGTTTGCGATCAGATTATAACTAGCAGTCCATGTGGATTGTCTGAAAATTATAATGCGTCTTTCCGTGCAACAGGAACTGAGAGTTCTAAAGAAATTTTGTTTACTATTCCGTTTGATAAGACTTTGGCTGGCGGACAATCCATACACATGTTCTCCTGGCATGGTGAGTTACAGAAGAAGTTTAAACTGGAAGCTACACCATGGGGTAGTGGTTCCGGAATGGCTTTGACGCAATTCATCGATACATACGATGAAAATGATACTCGTCTTACAGATACATGGCTGATGGGTGATCAGTATACTCCTGAAGGAGAACTTTTACTGTGTACTTATGATATGAAAGGACAACCGCTCTCTTATATTAAAGATGTAAAAGATGGTAATTATACAAATGAAACAGATGGATATCGTATGTTCAAATTTGAAGTTCCGGAAGGAACTACAGGTTCGTCTGACACAGATTTTCCATTACATCGTTATTCAGAAGTACTGTTGATGAAAGCGGAATGTCTGTTGAGATTAGGTAAACCGGGAGCCGGTGATTTAGTTACTGAAGTGCGCAGACGTAACTTTAAAAATAATCCGGAGAAAGCTGTTGTTACCGACAACGATCTGAAGGCTAACAGTAGTTATCAATATGGTACGGTGATTAACTATGTCAATCAACATAACGGAGATCAGTCGCCGATTGAATTCGGTCGCCTGTTGGATGAGCTGGGTTGGGAATTTGCCTGGGAAATGCACCGTCGTAGAGATTTGATCCGTTTTGGTATTTATACAAAGAAAAACTGGCTGTCTCATGATGCAGCAGGTGAAGGAGATTATAGAACAGTATTCCCTATACCTGAAGCAGCATTGACTTCGAATCCGCAGTTGACACAAAATCCGGACTACGCATCTAAGTAG
- a CDS encoding glycoside hydrolase family 127 protein, translating into MKQFLLLPLACLTLWGCQEQQTKETPFKMIEQVDFSHIKITDNFWSPRLKSHVTTTLPVCIDQIENQTGRIRNFENAAKGEGEHSGIFFDDSDVYKALEGMAYSLINNPDPELEKKADEWIDKFAAAQQPDGYINTFYTLTGLDKRWKNMDKHEMYCAGHMIEAGVAYYQATGKRKLLDVCIRMADHMMSLFGPGKRHWVPGHEEIELALVKLYQVTNDKRYLDFSNWLIEERGHGHGTMGGEGNWDPFYYQDEKPVREMTDIAGHAVRCMYLYCGMADVAAMKKDSGYIAALNRLWDDVVFRNMYITGGIGSSRHNEGFTEDYDLPNLDAYCETCASVGMVLWNQRMNQFTGDAKYINVLERSMYNGALAGISLAGDRFFYVNPLESKGDHHRQAWYGCACCPSQISRFLPSIGNYIYGTSADAIWVNLYIGNKATFKVDGKDIEIQQETNYPWDGVMKLTVSTTSPIKKEIRLRIPDWCKDYTISVNEKDVKAPTDKGYAVLKETWKQNDVIVLNMAMPIEVVAADPRVKGNIGKRAIQRGPLVYCMEEVDNAKDFDKQIISSATSFSSRFDPSLLNGVVAVKAQNGNETLSLIPYYSWDNREAGKMKVWIDYKE; encoded by the coding sequence ATGAAACAGTTTTTATTGCTTCCGCTAGCCTGTCTTACCCTCTGGGGATGTCAGGAGCAACAAACAAAAGAAACACCTTTCAAGATGATTGAACAGGTAGATTTTTCCCATATTAAAATAACCGATAATTTCTGGTCTCCACGCCTGAAAAGTCATGTGACGACTACTTTGCCGGTTTGTATTGATCAGATCGAGAATCAAACCGGACGTATCCGTAACTTTGAAAATGCCGCTAAAGGCGAAGGCGAGCACTCCGGAATTTTCTTCGATGATTCTGATGTATATAAGGCTCTCGAGGGGATGGCATACAGTTTGATAAATAATCCCGACCCTGAACTGGAGAAGAAAGCGGACGAATGGATCGATAAATTTGCCGCCGCCCAGCAACCGGATGGTTATATCAATACTTTTTATACGCTGACCGGGCTGGATAAACGTTGGAAAAATATGGATAAACACGAAATGTATTGTGCAGGGCATATGATAGAGGCAGGTGTAGCTTATTATCAGGCAACCGGCAAGCGCAAACTATTGGATGTTTGTATTCGTATGGCAGATCATATGATGAGTCTTTTCGGACCCGGCAAACGGCATTGGGTTCCGGGGCATGAGGAGATTGAACTGGCCCTTGTTAAACTCTATCAGGTCACTAATGATAAGAGATACCTGGATTTTTCCAACTGGCTGATTGAAGAGAGAGGTCATGGACATGGAACAATGGGTGGTGAAGGAAACTGGGATCCGTTTTATTACCAGGATGAAAAACCGGTACGTGAAATGACCGATATTGCCGGTCACGCCGTTCGTTGTATGTATTTATATTGCGGTATGGCAGATGTGGCTGCAATGAAAAAGGATTCCGGTTATATTGCTGCCCTCAATCGATTGTGGGACGACGTTGTTTTTCGTAATATGTATATTACAGGTGGGATAGGTTCATCCAGACATAATGAAGGCTTTACGGAAGATTATGATTTACCGAATCTGGATGCCTATTGCGAGACATGTGCTTCTGTTGGTATGGTTCTCTGGAATCAACGTATGAACCAGTTTACAGGTGATGCCAAATATATCAATGTGTTGGAACGTTCGATGTATAATGGAGCATTAGCTGGTATATCGTTGGCTGGTGACCGGTTCTTCTATGTCAATCCGCTTGAATCGAAAGGCGATCATCACCGTCAGGCCTGGTATGGTTGTGCATGTTGTCCGAGTCAGATATCCCGTTTCCTTCCTTCAATTGGTAATTATATTTATGGCACTTCTGCAGATGCTATTTGGGTGAATCTTTATATAGGTAATAAAGCTACATTTAAGGTAGACGGTAAAGATATCGAGATTCAGCAGGAAACAAATTATCCTTGGGATGGTGTCATGAAGTTAACGGTGTCTACGACTTCCCCCATAAAAAAAGAAATCCGTCTCCGTATACCGGACTGGTGTAAGGACTATACAATATCAGTGAATGAGAAAGACGTCAAAGCTCCAACGGATAAAGGTTATGCTGTCTTAAAAGAAACATGGAAACAAAATGATGTAATTGTTTTGAATATGGCAATGCCTATTGAAGTTGTAGCTGCCGATCCTCGTGTAAAGGGTAACATTGGTAAGCGTGCCATTCAGCGTGGGCCGCTTGTTTATTGTATGGAAGAGGTAGATAATGCGAAAGATTTTGATAAGCAGATAATTTCTTCGGCTACATCGTTTAGTAGTCGTTTCGATCCTTCTTTATTAAATGGAGTCGTTGCTGTCAAGGCACAGAACGGCAATGAAACCTTATCTCTTATACCGTATTATTCATGGGATAACCGTGAGGCTGGTAAAATGAAAGTATGGATTGATTATAAGGAATAG
- a CDS encoding SGNH/GDSL hydrolase family protein, translating to MKRLQIYKLIAILLPFIILMVIEVCMRIGNYGYDTRLFTTDEDARFWVMNREVSQKYFTISQNATIGNIETFYKKKPEGTIRFFVLGASSAIGFPYMHNGAFPRMLKYKLQFLFPQNNIEIINISLTAINTYTLYDFSKQLVNYQPDGILIYAGHNEYYGALGVASSSRIGRDHRLIQFMIAAKEFKLVQGLTRLIEKVRPGNSSLSDQDLTLMERMAAHQMIPYNSDAYIAGIEQFERNLGQMLRLFQKHHIPVFIGTLAGNLKDQTPLNKENSPFYNAQDEYLKGEEAYIQEQYDESLLHYTQAKEYDQLRFRAPEAFNRIIQRYGEEYDNVHVVDVYKKFADYSPHGLIGKELILEHVHPNLTGQRLIAETFFESLASHFFPERNLRPVDYKLEATDYPVTLFDSIYGDLVIAKLKQQWPFNEPPTVLKYDKKSFEYQTAEQFFYRKINWGQAMQRLNNHYILSKDIPNALRVVEQMCLELPHEKVFQQQAGSLSIQLKEKEKAAYYFKQIEKP from the coding sequence ATGAAAAGACTGCAAATATATAAGCTAATCGCCATTCTGTTGCCATTTATCATTTTAATGGTAATAGAGGTTTGTATGCGTATTGGGAATTATGGATATGATACCCGTTTATTTACTACGGATGAAGACGCACGCTTCTGGGTGATGAATCGTGAAGTCTCTCAAAAATACTTTACAATCAGCCAAAATGCCACTATTGGAAATATCGAGACATTTTATAAAAAAAAGCCGGAGGGTACTATTCGTTTTTTTGTCTTAGGAGCTTCCTCGGCTATCGGTTTCCCTTATATGCATAACGGAGCTTTCCCTCGAATGCTCAAATATAAACTCCAATTCTTGTTTCCGCAAAATAATATTGAAATTATCAATATATCACTGACTGCAATTAACACATATACTTTATACGATTTCTCTAAACAACTTGTAAACTATCAGCCTGACGGTATTTTAATCTACGCCGGGCATAATGAATATTACGGAGCATTGGGTGTCGCTTCTTCCAGTCGTATCGGTCGGGATCATCGCCTGATTCAATTTATGATTGCCGCCAAAGAATTTAAATTGGTACAGGGGCTTACCCGATTGATCGAAAAAGTGCGTCCCGGCAATTCCTCTTTAAGCGATCAGGATCTGACACTGATGGAACGAATGGCTGCCCACCAAATGATTCCCTATAATTCGGATGCTTATATTGCCGGGATCGAGCAGTTTGAGAGAAACCTCGGACAAATGCTCCGTTTGTTTCAGAAACATCATATACCGGTTTTTATTGGGACGTTAGCTGGAAACCTGAAAGACCAGACCCCGTTGAATAAAGAGAATTCACCTTTTTATAATGCCCAGGATGAGTATCTAAAAGGAGAAGAAGCTTATATACAGGAACAATATGACGAGTCTTTGTTGCATTATACGCAGGCAAAAGAATACGACCAGCTTCGTTTCAGGGCTCCGGAGGCCTTTAACCGGATTATTCAGAGATACGGAGAAGAGTATGATAATGTTCATGTGGTGGATGTCTACAAGAAGTTTGCCGACTACTCTCCTCATGGTCTTATTGGTAAAGAGTTGATTCTGGAACATGTACATCCTAATCTGACAGGCCAGCGACTTATTGCCGAAACGTTTTTCGAATCCCTTGCCAGCCATTTCTTTCCAGAAAGAAATCTGAGACCGGTCGATTATAAACTTGAAGCGACAGATTACCCGGTTACTCTTTTCGATTCCATCTATGGCGATCTGGTTATTGCAAAACTTAAACAACAATGGCCTTTTAATGAACCACCGACTGTATTGAAATACGATAAAAAAAGTTTCGAATACCAGACGGCAGAACAATTTTTCTACCGGAAGATAAACTGGGGGCAAGCCATGCAGCGTTTAAATAATCATTATATCTTATCAAAGGATATTCCGAATGCTTTGCGTGTCGTAGAACAGATGTGTCTGGAGTTGCCTCATGAGAAAGTTTTTCAGCAACAAGCCGGATCGTTATCCATCCAATTGAAAGAAAAGGAGAAAGCGGCTTATTATTTTAAACAAATAGAGAAGCCATGA